The Gloeobacter violaceus PCC 7421 DNA window GCCTGTCGGGAGGCGGGCCGCGCCGTTGCTCTGGAGTCCGGTCTGGCCGAGGCCCATAACGCCATGGCTGCCTGTTACTCGCAGATGGAACTGCGCCTCCAGCCCCAGGCGATGGCGGAGTATCGCCGGGCCATCGACTTGAACCCAAATTTTTTCTCGGCAATGTACAACTACTCGGCCATCCTGGCCAGCCTCGGCAGGCTGGATGAAGGTCTGTATTGGATGAAAAAGGCGGTCAGGGTCAATCCGCTGTGCATCGGTTGTTATCGCTCGATTGCTTCCTACTACTGGCTACTGGGAGAAGCCGCAAAGGGCGATGTCTGGATCGATAAGGGTCTTGCCCTCATCCCGGATGGAGCGAGACTGCATGTGAGCCGTGGCCGCGCGTATCTGCCTCGGGGGCGGTACGATGAGGCCCGGCAGATCGCCTTGCAGGTGCTTAAAGAGGAGCCGAACAATGCGGAGGCTTTGAGTCTGGCGGGGACGGCGGAGCGGCTGAGCGGGCGCTGGGAACGCTCGCGCCGCTACTACGAGAGGATGCTCAAGCTCACCGAGACCACGGACCTGGAGGATGCGGGCGACACCAGTTTGCGGGCACGGACCGCCCTCGGGTATCTCGCACTTCAGGAAAATCAACCGCAGCGGGCACACCGCCTGCTCGCGCAGAGTCTGGATTTTGACCGCAAGCGCATTGCCGAGGGCAATGAAGAATGGCTGTACTTTCGAGATATGGCGGTAATTCACGCCCTGGGCGGAGAACGGGAAGCGGCAGTGGTCCAGCTGCGCGAAGCGATCAAAAACGGCTACCGCGACGTGCATACATTGCAATTTGACCCAATCTTCGAGAACCTGCGCAGGGATAAGCGTTTCGAGCAACTTCTGACCGATCTCAGGGCACAGATAGAGAAGATGCGTTTGCGGGCGCTCGCCCAAGAATTGTAACACCCAGTGCTAATTTATCTTGCAGCAGCGATCGTCTGGTTGAATTGATGACACACCTTTTCGAGGAGTTGCGCCAGGGCAAAACCTCTAAAAGTAAATTCATCGATAGGTCCATACATCATCTGCGAAGTTAGTGGGAAATATTTTTTATATTTAAGCGGCACGCAAAGCGCATCCCCGAGCAAGAGTGCAAGCAGCGCCCCTCTACAGTCAGGGCAACTGATAACAAAGCGCTCAACCGCGCAAGGCACGGTCTCTCCTCCCCCTGTGCCCGGTACTATTCGAACACTTATGATTCCTTCCGGCTCACATTTCGGGGGCTGGAGCCCAGTTCTGAAACTTCTTGATTCGTCCTTGCGGCCTCTAATCGACATAGGAATTTTTCTTCTGGTATAAGGCCAACGGGGCATGCCGCCGTATTCATTTGGTGCAACCATGGTCGCCCAATACAAGTCGCTTTCGCATGTCAAAATTGCCTCTACCGATGAAGAACGCGAAGCCATCTTCCGTTTTCGTTACCGCGTCTACATAGAAGAGATGAACCAGCGGCCTGCCCACGCCGATCACCGCCGTCAGCAGTTGTGTGATCCGCACGACCGGAGCGCCGTATTGTTCTACATCCGCGAGGGAGACGAAGTAGTGGCCTCGGTGCGCCGCAACTTTATCGACCTCGCCGATTGCCCCCCCGGGTGGTGCGAGGCATTCGCCCTCGATCGCTTCGCCGGCTTCGCTGCAGGCGCGCTCACGGTCAGCAGCCGTTTCGTGATCGCCCACCGCCTTCGCCACAGTACGATAGCGGCTCGACTGGTTGCCGGCGCCTATCGCCATTCTCGCGAAGCGGGTGTCCGCTTCGACTTTTTGCTCTGCCGCTGGTACCTCATTGATCTGTACGAACACCTGGGTTACCGACGCTACCTGCACAACTACCGCGATCCCAATGAGCCAGTCGGTTTAATGACACCGATGGTCTGCGTCCCCGAGGATGCGGAGTACCTACGATCAGTGGGGTCTCCCTTCGCCCGCGTGGCAGATGGTTTTCCCAACGACATCACAGGTGGGGTCTGGCTGTTCGAGCAATTCCCACAGCTTCCTGAATTCTCGTCTGTGCGGTCGACACCGCTTGAAGGGCGGTGGTCCAAACTTAGACAAATCTTAGGCGGTCCGCCCGAACAAATCATCCGAATGCTGCGGGGTCTAAGCGAGGTGGACGCTAAAGCGCTCCTCAAACACGCTATCCTTCACCGAGTGCGTGTGGGTAGGGTGATTTTGCAGCCAGGGGATCAGCTCGGGGCACTGTTTATCGTCGTCTCCGGCACGGTCGCACTGGACTACCCTGGCAACTCCGACCGGCCCCCGAATATTCTCTCGGTCGGCGAATGTTTCGCAGCCGAAGGGCTCCTGGCTTCCTGCGGCGCTACGGGACAGGCGGTCGCCCTCAGCGAGGTTCAATTACTGATCTTGCCCGAGCAGACCGTCGTCCAGACCGAACGCAAACACCCTCAGACCGTCTGCCGACTCCGCACAAACCTTTTGCAGGAGCCGTGCGGCAAATTTTTGTCCCCGGTTGTTCTTCACCCCGGCAAGCAGCAGACCAACGACAGACTGCACTAGCCGCCCTCAGCCGTTAAACCGCTCGGTATTCCGAGGTCCTTGAAAATCCCTGCGGCTCCCTGGCGCAAAGTGCGAGTCATAGTCAACATTGTCAACGGAAAACGACTTTCGCAACCGTACCCACGACGCGGCCCAACTGCACGAAGCACAACCGACGAGCCTCCACGCTGCCTCCGAGGACGGGTTGCCATCAACATAACCTGCACACCCCCACCGACGTCCATGGTTGGTTTGCCCCCAAATGATCGGACCGGTTTTAAGGGGGCAGACCACCGTTTTTATGGCAATGGAACCCGATGGACTACCTTAGTAGCAGCCACGCACACTGCGCTTTTGGGGCTGAACGATGCTCACCACTGCTGACAATCCTTTTTACTCTCCCGAGGAATATCTCCAGATCGAGGAGCACAGCCCCATCAAGCACAAGTATCTAGACGGGAGACTCTATGCGATGGTTGGTTCCACCCAGGACCACAATCTGGTCGTGCTCAATCTCGCGTTTGCGTTGCGCAGGCATCTGCGCGGAACCGGCTGCCGGGTGTTGACATCGGATGTGAAAGTGCGAGTCGAACAGCGCAACCGCTTTTTCTATCCGGATATTGCCGTCTCCTGTGACGAGCGCGACTGGGCGACACCGCTGTATCTGCGCTTTCCCAGGCTCATCGTTGAGGTTCTGTCGGACTCTACAGAAGCTTTTGATCGAGGAGCGAGGTTTCAAGACTATCAAACGATCGACACGTTAAGTGAGTATGTTCTGGTCAGCTCGAAACAGCCGCAAGTCGAATGCTTTCGGCGCGACGCTGAAGCACTCTGGGTGCTACAGTCCTACGGACTAGAAGTGTACGAAATCGGCGCTCTCAATTTTTCTGGCACCTTCGAAGAACTCTACGAAGACGTGGCCTTCCTGCCCTGACCCTCGGCGTTCCTCCGTCGCTTCGACCGTGGGTGACCGGTCAGAATCTCCAGGCCAACGGCGGCGGACAGCCCGTCGGCTCTCCACCCCCTGACACCTGAAACCCGCCCTGAAAAAAACTGTTCCGTCCCAGGCGATCAATTTACCGGCGATTGTCGCGTTGTTGGGCAAGTGGAGTTCTACACAGCCATGGTTGCCCAAATACAACTGCCCTTAGAAGTCAAAATCGCCACCACCGCCGCAGAACGCGAAGCGATCTTCCGCTTCCGCTACCACGTCTACGTAGAGGAGATGAACAAGCGGCTTCCCCACGCCGACCACCGCCGCCAGTGGTTGCGTGATCAGCACGATGAGAGCGCCGTGTTGTTCTACATCGGCGAGCAAGGCGAAGTGGCCGCCACGCTGCGCCGCAACATCGTCGATACCGACAATTGCCCCCCCGCGTGGCGCGAGGCATTTGCCCTGGATCGTTTCGCAAAGATCGCCAGGGACTCGCTCTCGGTGAGCAGCCGTTTTGTGATCGCCCACCGCTTCCGCAACAGTTCGATGGCCGTACGGCTGGCCGTCGCCGCCTACCGCCACGGCCGCGAGGAGGGCCTGCGCTTCGACTTTTTACTGAGCCGCTTTCACCTGATTGAGATGTACGAGCACCTCGGTTACCGGCGCTATTTGAATAACTATCGCGACGTGAATGAGGCGGTCGGTCTGATGGCACCGATGGTCTGTGTGGGCGAGGATGTAGAGTACCTGCGCTCGGTGGGCTCTCCCTTTGCCCGCGAGGCAAACCGTTGGGTCACCAATGCCGCAGATGGGCTCTGGTTTTCTGAGCAATTCCTACCGCCGGCGGAATTTGCCCCCGTGCGGTCGTTACCACCCGAACGGCGGTCGTTACCACCCGAACGGCGGTGGTCCAATCTTTGCCAGACCCTCGGTGGTCCGCCCGAACGAACCATCCGGATGCTGCAGGGACTGACCGAAGCGGACGCCAGAGCGCTCCTCAAGCACGCCATCCTCCACCGGGTGCGGGCAGGCAAAATTATCGTGCAGCAAGGAGATTTGCTCGGGGCACTGTTTATCGTCCTCTCCGGCGCAGTCGCCCTGTATTATCCGGGCAGCTCAGACCGGCCACCGAACATTCTTTCAAGCGGCGAATGCTTTGGCGCTGAGGGATTTCTGGCGTCCTGCTGTGCTGTGGGACAAGCGGTCGCCCTCAGCGAAGTGCAACTGCTTGTCTTACCGGAGCAGGTCGTTGCCCAGTGCCAGACCAGGCACTCCCAGACTCTCTGCCAGCTGCGCGCGAACCTGTTGCAGGAGCCGTGCAGTCGATTCCTGCCCACAGCCACCCTCCACTGTTGAATTTCTTCGGGCAGATCCACAGCAAAGCTCGGCAGGGAGCACAACAGCCTCCGAGATCGATCCGCCGCACCTTGAGGCGCCAATGGCACCTCACAACCATAACCAGAAAAGTCGAGTGTGACCTATGGACAAACGCGCTTTGCGACTTGATAAATCACTGGGTCGGCTTCAAGGCAACTTGATCAATCGCTTCAGTTGCGATGCAGATACCCGTTTTTTTGAACCGAACCAGTTTCCTTGGGTAGCAGATCTCGAATCGAATTGGAAAATAATTCGGCGCGACCTGGACGAAGCGCTCCTGGAGCAGGAGCAAATACCATATTTTTCAGATTTATCACAGCGGCAGTCCCGGTTTTCCGGCACAGCATGGAAATCTGTAATGTTCTACGTTTACGGTCGCAGGGTTGACGAAAACTGCAGACGCTTTGTGCAGACAGCGGCTCTGCTGCAACGGGTTCCGGGCCTGAACCTTGCAATGTTCTCTATCCTGGGCGGACACGCACACATTCCTCCTCACCTCGGGCCATGCAAGGGTGTGCTGCGCTATCACCTGGGTCTCATCATTCCGGTAGAAGATGAGCGGTGCGCCATTCGCGTCGACAACGAAGTCCGTTCGTGGAAAGAGGGCAAAAGCCTGCTCTTTGACGACACGTTTGAGCACGAAGTCTGGAACCGTGACCCGCGCTGCCGTGCGGTACTGATGCTCGACTTTCTCAGGCCGCTTCCTCCATGGCTTTCGGCAATCAACCGCGGCATTATCGCTGCTGCTGGGCAATTTAAAGCAGTCAAAGACTTCCAGGGCAATGCCAATCGCTACGCGCGGGGTAAAGTACAATGAAAAGCTTAATGAGAGTCTGCTCCAGCTTGCGCAAACAAGCGCTCTGGTTTTGGATCCCGTGTTTTTTTGCCACGGGCTGCTTGATCGATTCCCTCGGCGATGACAACGTCTCTATCTGCTTTGTCCTGGCTGTTTCGATGGTCAAACATTTGCAACAACTCCCACAGTTCGGGTGCCATCTGCCTACCTTGCTGTGGCAACTGTTCAAGCTCCGCTGGGCCGAGCGCGACTTGACGTGCCAACCTATCAGTTTGTGAGTGACAGACGATGTTCACCCCATTAAACAACACTGGACCCAATGAGCGCGCTTTCGATTACTGGACACCCCGGCGCAAAGTCAAGGTTGTCCTCGATCTATTGAAAGGGAATGCGACGGTCTTCGACCTTGCCCGCAAGTACAAATTACCCCCCTCCGAGATCAAAGCCTGGCTTTTCCAGGCCGAAATGCATATGGAAAGCGGTTTTCGAAACCGCACCCGCGACGCAGCCCAACTGCACGAGGCGCAACTGACCGAAGCCCACGCCGCCCTAGGTAAAGCCCTGCTTCGCGCCAGATTTCAGCGCACGCCCACTCGCCGCTAGGACCACCTGGAGCAGAGATTCATGCATTCAGCCGCCCTTTCTGACTGCACCGCTCACTTGGCGCTATGCCGCAGTCGACACGCATCGTGCACGCACTGGAAGAATAAGCCCATCCCACCCGCCAAGCCTCGTTCCCAACCGTGCCGACGCTGCCGGTAAATGCATCCGCCTCAAGCATTATCGAGCACCGCCAGCTACAAGGACACAGCCGTGAACGATGAAGTAAATTGCACCCAGAGCAAAGCCGGTACCCAAGCCCTTCGCGAATTCGTCGATCGCCAGAGTCGTTCGACGACCATCCTTGCTGCCCTCGCTGCAGTGCTCGATGCGCAGGTGACGGGCAATTCCCTTGATCCCGTACTCCAGGCCCGGATCGACGAAGTTCTAAGCGCACTCGGGGTGTACGACCTGATAGAGAAGTACAATCCGGCTCAACTCAAGCACCTGCTGGCAGAAATTCGCTTCAATATGCTCCTGGAAACAAAGCTTCTGTTCGACACAAAACGGACAACAATGTGGGCACATACCGAGACCGAGATCCTGAAGGAGGCGGGAGAGGTCTCCGATGGCTTTGCCGATACGTTGACGCGCACGATCGTACCGCGCCTCGAAGGGCTTGCGCAGCGCCTGGACTTCCCCGACGGCTCGTTTCTCGATGTCGGTGTGGGCGTCGCCGGCCTGGCGATCGCGATGGCACGCCTGTGGCCGTCGCTGAGCGTGGTCGGCATCGATCCCTGGGCGCCGTCTTTGGCCCTCGCGCGCGCGAATGTGCACAGCGCCGGACTCACAGGCCGCATCCAGTTACGGCAGCAGGCAGCAGAGGACCTCTGTGACACCAGCACCTTTGATCTCGCCTGGCTTCCCAGCGCCTTCATGCCTGAGAAGGTGATGCCAACAGCCTGCGAACACGTACACCGCGCCTTACGTCCTGGTGGATGGCTACTGTTTGCGATGGCCAATCCCGGCAGCGATCCGCTGAGCGCCTCCCTTGTTCGACTACGGACAGTGATTCGGGGCGGTTGTGTGATCGTTCCTGGCCAGGCTGAGACACTCTTGAACCAGATAGGGTTCGTCGATATGCAGACGCTGCCAAGCCCACCCGGTGCCGTCGTAGCGCTGATCGCTGCCCGTCGAATGCCGGACTGATGAGCACTCTCGCATAGCGGTCCCAGAGAAAGCGCTTATCTGCTGCCAATGGAATTATCAACTGAGCTTCCCCGGCTTTACTGAACAGTTAGTCAAGTTCATTTGCGGGTTTTATAAGCATTTCTTTGAGCAGAAGCACAAGCGAGGGCTCTATAAAATGTGATTGCCTGCAACGGTAGAAGAGTTTATTACCAATGCTCAACCTGCTGAAGGCAAATTCATTTGCCGCCCCCGGCTCCTTTTACCGTTTGATCTTAAGAGGTTGGATCATTTTGCTGAAGCAATTCATCGATTTATACGGATAAAAACACCATGAACAAACAAGTCCTGCGGCATGGCAACCCTCTACTTGAGTTGCAAAACAATTTGATTCAGCGCTATAGCCCCGATGCAGATGCCCGTTTTTTTGATCCGGAGCAATTTCCGTGGGTCGCTGAACTAGAGGCCCATTGGAAAGTGATGCGTCGCGATCTCGACGAAGCCCTCATGGTGCAGGAAAAAATACCGCACTTTGCAGACTTGTCACCGCGATTTAGCGGTATGGCCGAGTCGAGGTGGAAATCCCTGGTGTTCTACTTCTACGGCCGCCGGGTCGCCGCCAACTGCGATCGTTTTCCGGCAACTGACGCCTTGCTGCAGCGCATTCCGGATCAGAAATGTTGAATCAATGGACATATGTACACGCTCTGGGCAGCCGCGCTCTACGCCTCTGGCTACCGAGTAATTTTCCTAGCCAATGCACATAACTGATTTCTTGGCACATACAACATTGCAAGTAGCGCAACTTATCCAACCGTTGGCTCCCCCAAATCTTCGGCACGCTCACCAGTTCCAGCAACAGGTGGGCAATCAGGGTGATGTAGAGCTGCATCCGGATGCCATTCTCACTTTTTGTCATCAGCCGCTTCAGCTTCAAATGCATTTTCAGAAACTTCCATAACAGCTCTATTTGCCAGCGTTGACGGTACAGTTCCATCACCTCCTCGTCCCTGACTAACCATTCGCCCTCGCCAGGCAAATTGGTGACCAATCGATACTCAGCCCGGTTCTCGATATCGCAGAAGTTGACCACTCGATACATCCCGGACTCTTTGCCCGTTCCCACCCGCATCCGTCCAGCATTGCCCTCGAAGGCGAGCTTGTAGTTGCTCGGGATGCGCATTAAAAAATATTTGCTTGATGCCTGGGCATTTTTTAGATATTCCAGTCCTGCAAAGCCCCGGTCGAATATACCTACGCCATTTTCAGGAATCGCTTGAAGCATTTCATTAACAAAATTAGAATCGTGGTCGTAGCCAAAGTTGATCAGGCTACCCTCGGTGGTGCCGCTGCCGTGTTCAAGGCAGGTGAGCAGTTTGACCTGGTGATAGTCTTGTGCCCATAGCAATTTGCTTGTCAAGCCGACTACCGTTGAGTCAATTGGGCAAGGATGTAGTTTTTTAGCGGGCAGTTCTCGCCTGACCCGGACCAGCAAGGCCTGATACAACTGCTCGAAGATTTGGAGAGAGCGGGACTTGCAGGCTTTGGAAAAAGTGGAGATATCGACGGGGATGCCAGTGTGGTTGACGCGTTTGAAGAGGTCCCGCATGCTGACGGTACTTTTGTCCATCACCAGGGCAAGCCAGCAACTGAAAAAGAGCCTGGAATCGAGAACAGGAAAATCATCATTGGGCAAGGAAGACAGAGCGGTTTTGACAAGTTGCGGAAAATCGAGTAGCATTGTCTCAACATAATGAAATTGAACACAGCTCGAAGTTTACACGACTTCGAGCTGTTTTTGTAGGATCAATTCCTGACATTCAACACTTCTGATTCCGGATATGAACCTTGCGATGTTCTCCATCCTGGATGCCAATGCACACATTCCTCCACACCACGGGCCTTACAAAGGAGTGCTGCGCTACCATTTGGGGCTTATTGTGCCGGTAGAAGATGAGCGGTGCGCTGTGCGTGTGGACAACGAAGTCCGCTCGTGGAAAGAGGGCAAAAGTCTGATTTTCGATGACTCGTTTGAGCACGAAGTCTGGAACCGCGACCCGCGCCGCCGCGTGGTGTTGTTCGTCGATTTTCCCAGGCCGCTCCCTCCTGTGCTGTCTGTAATTAATCAGGGCATCCTGGCGATGGCGAGGCATCACAAAGACGCCAAACGGATTGAACAGTCGGCCAGCCGGTACGCGCAGAGTTAGAGAATTTTGGGTGCACAGACAGAAACGTTGACTAAAAATGTTGATTCATCAAAGAGGTATGTGTCGTGAAAACCAAGGGCCAGGATGCCGTTGCGCAAATGTAGCGGCCCACCCCCGAGCAGTTCGAAGCGGCGGTCCGACAAAATCGGCTTGTCGTGCTGCGCGGCCTGGGCGAAATTCTGTCCAAGCACAACGCCTACTCGCT harbors:
- a CDS encoding cyclic nucleotide-binding domain-containing protein, which produces MVAQYKSLSHVKIASTDEEREAIFRFRYRVYIEEMNQRPAHADHRRQQLCDPHDRSAVLFYIREGDEVVASVRRNFIDLADCPPGWCEAFALDRFAGFAAGALTVSSRFVIAHRLRHSTIAARLVAGAYRHSREAGVRFDFLLCRWYLIDLYEHLGYRRYLHNYRDPNEPVGLMTPMVCVPEDAEYLRSVGSPFARVADGFPNDITGGVWLFEQFPQLPEFSSVRSTPLEGRWSKLRQILGGPPEQIIRMLRGLSEVDAKALLKHAILHRVRVGRVILQPGDQLGALFIVVSGTVALDYPGNSDRPPNILSVGECFAAEGLLASCGATGQAVALSEVQLLILPEQTVVQTERKHPQTVCRLRTNLLQEPCGKFLSPVVLHPGKQQTNDRLH
- a CDS encoding Uma2 family endonuclease, encoding MLTTADNPFYSPEEYLQIEEHSPIKHKYLDGRLYAMVGSTQDHNLVVLNLAFALRRHLRGTGCRVLTSDVKVRVEQRNRFFYPDIAVSCDERDWATPLYLRFPRLIVEVLSDSTEAFDRGARFQDYQTIDTLSEYVLVSSKQPQVECFRRDAEALWVLQSYGLEVYEIGALNFSGTFEELYEDVAFLP
- a CDS encoding cyclic nucleotide-binding domain-containing protein, translated to MVAQIQLPLEVKIATTAAEREAIFRFRYHVYVEEMNKRLPHADHRRQWLRDQHDESAVLFYIGEQGEVAATLRRNIVDTDNCPPAWREAFALDRFAKIARDSLSVSSRFVIAHRFRNSSMAVRLAVAAYRHGREEGLRFDFLLSRFHLIEMYEHLGYRRYLNNYRDVNEAVGLMAPMVCVGEDVEYLRSVGSPFAREANRWVTNAADGLWFSEQFLPPAEFAPVRSLPPERRSLPPERRWSNLCQTLGGPPERTIRMLQGLTEADARALLKHAILHRVRAGKIIVQQGDLLGALFIVLSGAVALYYPGSSDRPPNILSSGECFGAEGFLASCCAVGQAVALSEVQLLVLPEQVVAQCQTRHSQTLCQLRANLLQEPCSRFLPTATLHC
- a CDS encoding aspartyl/asparaginyl beta-hydroxylase domain-containing protein is translated as MDKRALRLDKSLGRLQGNLINRFSCDADTRFFEPNQFPWVADLESNWKIIRRDLDEALLEQEQIPYFSDLSQRQSRFSGTAWKSVMFYVYGRRVDENCRRFVQTAALLQRVPGLNLAMFSILGGHAHIPPHLGPCKGVLRYHLGLIIPVEDERCAIRVDNEVRSWKEGKSLLFDDTFEHEVWNRDPRCRAVLMLDFLRPLPPWLSAINRGIIAAAGQFKAVKDFQGNANRYARGKVQ
- a CDS encoding SAM-dependent methyltransferase codes for the protein MNDEVNCTQSKAGTQALREFVDRQSRSTTILAALAAVLDAQVTGNSLDPVLQARIDEVLSALGVYDLIEKYNPAQLKHLLAEIRFNMLLETKLLFDTKRTTMWAHTETEILKEAGEVSDGFADTLTRTIVPRLEGLAQRLDFPDGSFLDVGVGVAGLAIAMARLWPSLSVVGIDPWAPSLALARANVHSAGLTGRIQLRQQAAEDLCDTSTFDLAWLPSAFMPEKVMPTACEHVHRALRPGGWLLFAMANPGSDPLSASLVRLRTVIRGGCVIVPGQAETLLNQIGFVDMQTLPSPPGAVVALIAARRMPD
- a CDS encoding aspartyl/asparaginyl beta-hydroxylase domain-containing protein; protein product: MNKQVLRHGNPLLELQNNLIQRYSPDADARFFDPEQFPWVAELEAHWKVMRRDLDEALMVQEKIPHFADLSPRFSGMAESRWKSLVFYFYGRRVAANCDRFPATDALLQRIPDQKC
- a CDS encoding IS4 family transposase; protein product: MLLDFPQLVKTALSSLPNDDFPVLDSRLFFSCWLALVMDKSTVSMRDLFKRVNHTGIPVDISTFSKACKSRSLQIFEQLYQALLVRVRRELPAKKLHPCPIDSTVVGLTSKLLWAQDYHQVKLLTCLEHGSGTTEGSLINFGYDHDSNFVNEMLQAIPENGVGIFDRGFAGLEYLKNAQASSKYFLMRIPSNYKLAFEGNAGRMRVGTGKESGMYRVVNFCDIENRAEYRLVTNLPGEGEWLVRDEEVMELYRQRWQIELLWKFLKMHLKLKRLMTKSENGIRMQLYITLIAHLLLELVSVPKIWGSQRLDKLRYLQCCMCQEISYVHWLGKLLGSQRRRARLPRACTYVH
- a CDS encoding aspartyl/asparaginyl beta-hydroxylase domain-containing protein, which translates into the protein MFSILDANAHIPPHHGPYKGVLRYHLGLIVPVEDERCAVRVDNEVRSWKEGKSLIFDDSFEHEVWNRDPRRRVVLFVDFPRPLPPVLSVINQGILAMARHHKDAKRIEQSASRYAQS